The following are encoded in a window of Athene noctua chromosome 29, bAthNoc1.hap1.1, whole genome shotgun sequence genomic DNA:
- the MTX1 gene encoding metaxin-1, whose amino-acid sequence MAAPMELFCWAGGWGLPSVDPDCLAVLTYARFTGAPLKVHRVTSPWRSPSGRLPALKTRDEGTISKTQQIITHLRKQKYNADYDLSATQGADTLAFVSLLEEKLLPVLIHTFWVDTKNYVEHTRKWYAETVPFPLNFFLPNCMHKRHLERLQLMWGDGYMEDEEKLEKELYRDARECLTLLSQRLGSQKFFFGDSPASLDAFVFSRLAPLLKAKLPNGKLQQHLKSLQNLCNYCSSILSLYFPWDGGEPPASAPRAAGADGGEAEEDPHKRRNQVLSVLVGLVAMLGYAFLSGIVSIQRGGAGPAARQPIALEEEEEEEEE is encoded by the exons atggcggcgcccaTGGAGCTGTTCtgctgggcagggggctgggggctgccctcgGTGGACCCCGACTGCTTGGCCGTGCTg ACCTACGCGCGGTTCACGGGGGCGCCGCTGAAGGTGCACCGGGTCACcagcccctggaggagcccctccG gGCGCCTGCCTGCGCTGAAGACGCGGGACGAGGGCACCATCTCCAAAACGCAGCAGATCATAACTCACCTCAGGAAACAG AAATATAACGCCGACTACGACCTCTCGGCTACGCAAGGGGCGGACACGCTGGCCTTCGTGTCCCTGCTGGAGGAGAAACTGCTGCCCGTGCTG ATCCACACTTTCTGGGTGGACACAAAGAACTACGTGGAGCACACGCGGAAGTGGTACGCGGAAACCGTTCCCTTCCCCCTGAACTTCTTCCTGCCCAACTGCATGCACAAGCGGCACCTGGAGCGGCTGCAGCTTATGTGGGGAGACGGCTACATGGAGGatgaggagaagctggagaaggag ctctaCCGGGATGCTCGGGAATGTCTGACACTCCTGTCCCAGCGCCTCGGCTCCCAGAAGTTTTTCTTCGGAGACTC GCCGGCCTCCCTCGACGCCTTCGTCTTCAGCCGCCTGGCGCCGCTCCTGAAGGCGAAGCTGCCCAACGGGAAACTGCAGCAGCACCTCAAGTCCCTGCAGAACCTCTGCAACTACTGCTCCTCCATCCTCAGCCTCTACTTCCCCTGGGACGGAG gggagcccccggccagcgcccCGCGGGCTGCGGGTGCCGACGGCGGCGAGGCAGAGGAGGACCCCCACAAACGGCGCAACCAGGTGCTGTCGGTGCTGGTGGGACTGGTGGCCATGCTGGGCTACGCCTTCCTGAGCGGCATCGTCTCCATCCAGCGCGGTGGCGCGGGGCCGGCTGCTCGCCAGCCCATtgctctggaggaggaggaagaggaggaggaggagtga